The following are encoded in a window of Bacteroidota bacterium genomic DNA:
- a CDS encoding biotin transporter BioY — MMETAERSVHNAFVETLIREKSNIFIQGAWIVFFAMLTSVGAQVEIPHQPVPYTLQTFFVLLGGAFLGSRNGSISQLLYLGIGLAGGPVFSGGSFGLARVIGPTGGYLLSFPLAAIVVGSIVQRHKGYFWTLAGMFLGLVVVFACGALFLNFFYLHNAGASIVNGFLIFSWWDMLKLMAAAAIYNEFARRYRKLPF, encoded by the coding sequence ATGATGGAAACAGCCGAACGATCGGTGCACAATGCTTTTGTTGAAACGCTGATACGGGAAAAGTCAAATATCTTTATTCAGGGAGCCTGGATTGTTTTCTTTGCGATGCTCACTTCTGTGGGGGCGCAGGTCGAAATACCGCATCAGCCGGTTCCATACACGCTGCAGACTTTTTTTGTTCTTCTCGGGGGGGCGTTTTTGGGAAGCCGCAACGGGTCGATAAGCCAATTGCTCTACCTTGGGATCGGCCTGGCGGGCGGACCGGTTTTTTCAGGAGGGAGTTTCGGTCTCGCAAGAGTCATCGGGCCGACCGGAGGGTATTTGCTCAGCTTTCCGCTTGCGGCGATTGTTGTTGGGTCCATTGTGCAGCGGCATAAAGGATATTTCTGGACTCTCGCCGGGATGTTTCTTGGGCTTGTGGTTGTCTTTGCATGCGGAGCACTATTTTTGAATTTTTTCTATCTCCATAATGCCGGCGCATCGATCGTGAACGGTTTCCTGATCTTTTCCTGGTGGGATATGTTGAAGCTGATGGCAGCGGCGGCTATCTACAACGAGTTCGCCCGACGATACAGAAAACTGCCATTCTAA
- a CDS encoding ribonuclease H-like domain-containing protein: MSRVVFDIETLALPLELFDQASREYLFKFADTEEKVEETKQNLNLHALTARVVAIALLNPDTNMGKVLFQSDKKEEFSSADGLVQFKSGSEKEMLGEFWKVIPSYRQFITFNGRGFDCPFLMVRSALLNVQPTRNLVPYRYDANQHCDLLEQLTFYNTTRRFSLDFYCKSFGIDSPKAHGITGLDMGTLVEEKRFHDIAEYCLGDARATAELFRRWSLLLDLGKNGS; this comes from the coding sequence ATGTCACGCGTCGTCTTTGACATCGAAACTCTGGCTCTGCCGCTGGAGTTGTTCGACCAGGCAAGCCGGGAATATCTCTTCAAGTTTGCAGATACCGAGGAGAAGGTCGAGGAGACAAAGCAGAATTTGAATCTCCATGCTCTCACGGCCAGGGTCGTGGCAATCGCATTGCTGAATCCGGACACGAACATGGGGAAGGTCCTTTTTCAATCGGACAAAAAGGAGGAATTTTCCTCGGCGGACGGTCTGGTGCAATTTAAGTCCGGTTCGGAAAAAGAAATGCTCGGGGAATTCTGGAAGGTCATTCCGTCGTACCGCCAGTTCATTACCTTTAACGGCCGCGGATTCGACTGCCCGTTTCTCATGGTCCGTTCCGCACTCCTCAACGTCCAGCCGACCCGAAACCTTGTCCCTTACCGGTATGATGCGAACCAACACTGCGACCTTTTGGAGCAGTTGACCTTCTACAATACAACACGACGGTTCAGTCTCGACTTCTACTGCAAGTCGTTCGGCATCGACAGTCCGAAGGCGCACGGGATTACGGGGCTCGACATGGGAACGCTGGTAGAGGAAAAGCGGTTTCACGACATCGCGGAATATTGCCTCGGCGATGCCCGCGCAACAGCCGAACTTTTCAGACGATGGAGTCTGTTGCTCGATCTCGGCAAAAATGGATCCTGA
- a CDS encoding ribose-phosphate pyrophosphokinase: MYRLKIFSGRANQQLATEIAKNLGEELGGIDFRNFSDGEIWVKFIDNVRGADVFLIQPTNPPADNLMELLLTIDAAKRASARKVIAVIPYFGYARQDRKDQPRVAITAKLVANLLTKAGADRIIAMDLHAPQIQGFFDIPFDHLYSSVVFVDYYRRKKIPDLTVVSPDVGGIKMARAYAKRLDADLVLIDKRRPAPNEVEVMNIVGEVKGRNVLIVDDLIDTAGTFTSAVKTLKEAGAKEVYGACTHPILSGKAMERINHSELSTLLVTDSIQLKQSSPKIEVMSVARIFAEAIKRSFENKSISSLFDVDKDKTQDD, from the coding sequence ATGTATCGATTAAAGATTTTTTCCGGCAGGGCAAACCAGCAATTAGCCACCGAGATTGCAAAAAACCTTGGCGAGGAATTAGGCGGGATCGATTTTCGCAATTTCAGCGACGGCGAGATCTGGGTTAAGTTCATTGACAATGTCCGCGGAGCGGATGTCTTCCTGATTCAGCCGACGAACCCGCCGGCCGATAATTTGATGGAGCTTCTGCTCACGATCGACGCGGCGAAACGGGCCTCCGCACGAAAAGTGATCGCGGTGATTCCGTATTTCGGCTACGCACGGCAGGATCGGAAGGACCAGCCGCGCGTCGCGATCACAGCCAAGCTTGTCGCAAACCTGCTGACGAAAGCGGGCGCCGACAGGATCATCGCGATGGATCTGCATGCGCCGCAGATCCAGGGATTCTTCGATATCCCTTTCGACCATTTGTATTCGTCGGTCGTGTTCGTCGACTATTACCGGAGGAAAAAGATCCCCGATTTAACGGTGGTTTCTCCCGATGTCGGCGGGATCAAGATGGCGCGCGCGTATGCGAAGCGTCTCGACGCCGACCTGGTGCTCATCGATAAACGAAGGCCGGCCCCCAACGAGGTCGAAGTGATGAACATCGTCGGCGAAGTGAAGGGCCGCAATGTTCTCATCGTCGACGACCTGATCGATACCGCAGGTACGTTTACGAGCGCAGTCAAGACCCTGAAGGAGGCCGGAGCAAAGGAAGTGTACGGCGCCTGCACGCACCCGATCCTCTCGGGAAAGGCGATGGAGCGCATCAATCATTCAGAGCTTTCAACGCTGCTGGTGACGGACAGCATTCAGCTGAAGCAGTCATCACCGAAAATCGAGGTGATGTCCGTTGCGCGGATTTTTGCCGAAGCGATCAAGCGGTCCTTCGAGAACAAATCCATCAGTTCACTGTTCGACGTTGATAAAGATAAAACACAGGACGATTAG
- a CDS encoding AI-2E family transporter, which yields MDNFFSSRYWKVFIVTFSIAAPIFILSIFEQVFLLLVLSFALTMVLKSLVDFLESKGIPRVVGILGLYIVIGLLSFAGFMTIYPVIVKQITNISAFLSGDRLSRLLSQLSVSVSKTLPFIKSGELTAKIQTNLPVLASKAEETATSVLSMAGSFIIVPFITFFLLNDYHRIQKAFVENVPNKYFEMSVNVIHKLEQQLSKYIRGVFIELVSVAILYIGAYSVLGFRYAILLGIVCGLSNIIPMAGPVIAVVPVIAASLIQFGDFRMLLPIALTTFVVQQIDQMFIQPNVYGKILDMHPLTIVLTILIGSKLLGIVGMVLAIPIYTIIKVTARETNWGLKNYRITR from the coding sequence ATGGATAATTTCTTTTCAAGCAGATACTGGAAAGTCTTCATCGTCACGTTTTCCATCGCTGCCCCCATTTTTATCCTCTCCATCTTCGAGCAGGTTTTTCTATTGCTCGTGCTTTCGTTCGCTCTGACGATGGTCCTTAAATCCCTCGTCGATTTCCTCGAGTCGAAAGGGATCCCCCGGGTGGTGGGGATCCTGGGCCTGTATATTGTCATCGGACTTCTTTCGTTCGCCGGATTCATGACGATTTATCCCGTCATCGTCAAGCAGATCACCAACATTTCGGCATTCTTATCGGGCGACCGGCTTTCCCGGCTTTTAAGCCAGCTCAGCGTTTCAGTGAGCAAGACGCTCCCCTTCATCAAGTCCGGCGAGTTGACGGCAAAGATCCAGACAAACCTTCCCGTGCTTGCTTCCAAGGCGGAAGAGACGGCGACGAGCGTGCTCAGCATGGCCGGCTCGTTCATCATCGTCCCGTTCATCACGTTCTTTCTGCTGAACGATTACCACCGGATTCAGAAGGCCTTCGTCGAAAATGTTCCGAACAAGTATTTCGAGATGTCGGTGAACGTCATCCATAAGCTCGAGCAACAGCTGAGCAAGTATATTCGCGGAGTCTTTATCGAGCTGGTGTCGGTGGCCATCCTCTACATCGGCGCCTATTCGGTCCTCGGGTTCCGGTATGCGATATTGCTCGGCATCGTCTGCGGGCTTTCCAACATCATTCCGATGGCCGGGCCGGTCATCGCCGTCGTCCCCGTCATCGCCGCATCGCTCATTCAATTCGGCGACTTCCGGATGCTCCTCCCCATCGCCTTAACGACGTTCGTCGTCCAGCAAATCGACCAGATGTTCATCCAGCCGAACGTCTACGGAAAAATTCTGGACATGCATCCGTTGACCATCGTGCTCACCATTCTCATCGGGAGCAAGCTGCTTGGAATTGTCGGCATGGTGCTCGCGATCCCGATCTATACCATCATCAAAGTGACCGCTCGCGAAACCAACTGGGGGCTGAAAAATTACAGGATCACACGCTAA
- a CDS encoding AI-2E family transporter codes for MHNFFKSRHWKVFVVTLALMGMIFALSLLGQVFLLLTISLVLTMVLRPVIDYFENNGIPRPAGILMMYVVIGGAVFFAFISIYPIVVFQVSSLSTLMSSEHLSAMTKQMAASISAKLPFLKAAVIVNKINTLLPELANAAEDTLTSALSLVASFIIVPFITFFLLLDYYKMQKALIENVPNKYFEMALNVVHSLDNQISKYIRGVCIDSMAVSIFYIIAYQALGIQYATVLGLAGGVTNIIPLAGPVVGAIPPMIVSVIQYGDFRMIVPVAVATFVVRQVDDIFIQPNLYGKLLNMHPLTIMIVILLGGELLGILGMVIAIPIYTVVTVTARETNWGLKNYRITELHG; via the coding sequence ATGCACAATTTCTTCAAAAGCCGGCACTGGAAGGTCTTCGTGGTGACACTCGCCCTCATGGGAATGATCTTTGCGCTCTCCCTCCTCGGCCAGGTCTTCCTTCTGCTGACAATTTCCCTTGTGCTGACGATGGTGCTCAGGCCGGTGATCGATTATTTCGAAAACAACGGTATTCCCCGACCCGCTGGAATACTCATGATGTACGTCGTCATCGGCGGCGCCGTATTCTTCGCATTCATCAGCATCTACCCGATCGTCGTTTTTCAGGTGTCGAGCTTGTCAACGCTCATGAGCAGCGAGCATCTCTCCGCAATGACGAAACAAATGGCCGCATCCATTTCTGCCAAGCTGCCGTTTCTCAAAGCTGCCGTCATTGTCAACAAGATCAATACGCTCCTTCCGGAGCTTGCAAACGCTGCCGAGGATACTCTGACGAGCGCATTAAGCCTCGTCGCATCGTTCATCATCGTGCCGTTCATCACGTTCTTCCTGCTCCTCGATTACTACAAGATGCAGAAAGCATTGATCGAGAACGTACCCAACAAATATTTCGAGATGGCGCTGAACGTCGTCCATTCGCTCGACAATCAGATCAGCAAATACATCCGGGGAGTGTGCATCGACTCGATGGCGGTGTCGATTTTTTACATCATCGCATATCAAGCTCTCGGTATTCAGTACGCAACGGTCCTCGGACTGGCCGGCGGCGTTACGAATATCATTCCGCTGGCCGGACCGGTCGTCGGAGCGATCCCTCCGATGATCGTTTCCGTCATTCAGTACGGAGATTTCCGGATGATCGTGCCGGTCGCCGTCGCAACTTTCGTCGTGCGCCAGGTCGACGATATTTTCATCCAGCCAAATCTCTACGGGAAGCTGCTGAATATGCATCCGTTAACGATCATGATCGTCATTTTGCTGGGCGGGGAACTGTTGGGGATTCTAGGAATGGTGATCGCGATCCCGATCTATACTGTGGTCACTGTCACTGCCCGAGAGACAAACTGGGGGCTCAAGAACTACCGGATCACCGAACTCCATGGATAA
- the recA gene encoding recombinase RecA, protein MSEEKESKLQALKVAIDQIEKQHGKGSIMKLGEGPIVKIDCISTGSISLDAALGIGGIPRGRVIEIYGPESSGKTTLCLTIIAEAQKQGGLAAFIDAEHALDTAYAKRLGVDTNNLLLSQPEFGEQALEIVETLVRSGALDVVVIDSVAALTPRAEIEGEMGDPSMGVQARLMSQALRKLTAAISKSKTSVIFTNQLRMKIGVMFGNPETTTGGNALKFYASVRLDVRRIEALKDGTNVIGNRTKVKVVKNKVAPPFREAQFDILYNEGISKLGDLIDVAVEHNIIVKSGSWFSYKDERIGQGRDAVKAYLTSAPKISDDILTAVRKKLGMIPENEPAAASKPASSSAKPAEPPKKAAK, encoded by the coding sequence ATGTCCGAAGAAAAAGAGTCGAAGCTCCAGGCGCTCAAAGTCGCCATCGATCAAATTGAAAAGCAGCACGGCAAGGGGTCGATCATGAAACTGGGGGAAGGACCCATCGTGAAGATCGATTGTATCTCGACCGGCTCGATCTCCCTCGACGCCGCCCTCGGCATCGGCGGCATACCGAGGGGAAGAGTGATCGAAATTTACGGGCCGGAATCGTCCGGCAAAACGACGCTGTGCCTGACCATTATTGCCGAAGCGCAAAAACAAGGAGGCCTCGCCGCGTTCATCGATGCCGAGCACGCGCTCGATACGGCCTATGCGAAGCGCCTCGGCGTCGACACAAATAATCTGTTGCTGTCACAGCCCGAATTCGGCGAGCAGGCGCTCGAAATCGTCGAGACGCTCGTGCGAAGCGGGGCCCTGGACGTGGTCGTCATCGACTCGGTCGCTGCACTAACGCCGCGCGCCGAGATCGAAGGAGAAATGGGAGACCCGTCAATGGGCGTCCAAGCCCGGTTGATGTCGCAAGCACTCAGAAAACTGACCGCGGCGATCAGCAAATCGAAAACGTCGGTCATCTTTACGAATCAGTTGCGGATGAAGATCGGCGTCATGTTCGGCAACCCGGAGACAACGACCGGCGGCAATGCCCTGAAATTCTACGCTTCAGTCCGGCTTGACGTCCGCCGCATCGAAGCGTTGAAGGACGGCACGAACGTGATCGGGAACCGGACCAAGGTGAAAGTGGTAAAGAACAAGGTCGCTCCCCCGTTCCGCGAAGCACAATTCGATATTCTCTACAACGAAGGGATCTCGAAACTAGGGGACCTGATCGATGTGGCCGTCGAGCACAACATTATCGTCAAGAGCGGTTCGTGGTTCTCGTACAAAGACGAACGCATAGGTCAGGGGCGCGATGCAGTGAAAGCGTATTTAACGTCCGCGCCGAAGATCTCCGACGACATCCTTACCGCCGTCCGCAAGAAATTAGGGATGATCCCTGAAAACGAGCCGGCTGCGGCTTCAAAGCCGGCTTCGTCTTCGGCAAAGCCGGCCGAGCCGCCGAAGAAAGCGGCAAAATAA
- a CDS encoding competence/damage-inducible protein A has protein sequence MKAEIITIGDELLIGQVINTNQAYLAEKLNTVGVFVERMTTVGDNRAAILQAFRSAWGVFDVVCVTGGLGPTHDDITKKIVCEFFNTDLIRSEEVFESLKALFAKRNWPWTKMAEGQVMVPQTCKVLRNSTGTAPGMLFEEPNGMRKKYFVVMPGVPFEMKSIVDEELLPFFEKERFGTVVRHRTLKTTGIGESMLAEEIGSIEAVIGTEGTTTLAFLPNPLGTKLRITVRETSVEAAEQKLARAEQAIRSKAQKYIYSSDEMDLEDVVGALLQERHWTLAVAESCTGGMIANRITNVSGSSNYFNRAFVTYSNESKIELLSVPEELIKNYGAVSREVATAMAEGARKNAGVDIALSTTGIAGPTGGTAEKPVGLVWIGFADSAGALALKFNFGDNRLRFKERASQAALELLRRKLLKLETQK, from the coding sequence ATGAAGGCTGAAATTATTACGATCGGCGATGAGCTGCTTATCGGGCAGGTCATCAATACAAACCAGGCTTACCTTGCCGAAAAGCTGAACACCGTCGGAGTCTTTGTCGAAAGGATGACGACAGTCGGCGACAACCGCGCCGCTATTCTCCAGGCATTCCGTTCCGCGTGGGGGGTATTCGATGTCGTCTGCGTTACCGGCGGGCTCGGTCCGACCCACGATGACATCACGAAAAAAATCGTCTGCGAATTCTTCAACACCGACCTGATCAGAAGCGAAGAGGTATTTGAAAGTCTCAAGGCCCTCTTTGCGAAGCGGAACTGGCCCTGGACGAAGATGGCCGAGGGACAGGTCATGGTTCCACAAACGTGCAAAGTGCTTCGGAACAGCACCGGAACGGCTCCGGGGATGTTATTCGAAGAACCGAACGGCATGAGGAAAAAATATTTTGTCGTCATGCCCGGTGTTCCCTTTGAGATGAAAAGCATTGTCGACGAAGAGCTTCTCCCCTTCTTTGAAAAAGAACGATTCGGCACTGTGGTTCGGCATCGTACATTGAAGACGACCGGCATCGGGGAATCAATGCTTGCCGAGGAGATTGGAAGCATCGAAGCGGTGATAGGGACCGAAGGGACTACGACGCTGGCATTCCTTCCCAATCCTCTCGGCACGAAGCTTCGCATCACCGTGCGGGAAACTTCCGTGGAAGCTGCCGAACAAAAATTAGCGCGCGCAGAACAAGCGATCAGGTCGAAGGCGCAGAAATACATTTACAGCTCCGATGAAATGGATCTTGAGGATGTGGTCGGAGCTCTTTTGCAAGAGCGCCATTGGACACTCGCCGTCGCGGAGTCGTGCACGGGCGGAATGATCGCCAATCGCATCACCAATGTCTCAGGAAGTTCCAACTACTTCAACAGGGCTTTTGTGACGTATTCGAACGAATCCAAGATCGAGCTCCTTTCGGTCCCCGAAGAGTTGATCAAGAACTATGGCGCCGTGAGCCGCGAGGTAGCAACCGCGATGGCGGAAGGGGCAAGAAAAAACGCCGGGGTTGACATCGCGCTCTCGACAACCGGAATTGCGGGACCGACGGGGGGAACCGCTGAGAAGCCGGTCGGCCTGGTCTGGATCGGCTTTGCTGATTCCGCCGGCGCACTGGCGTTGAAGTTCAATTTTGGGGATAACCGGCTTCGGTTCAAAGAACGAGCATCTCAGGCAGCCCTCGAATTGTTGCGGAGAAAACTGTTGAAGCTCGAAACTCAAAAATGA
- the pgsA gene encoding CDP-diacylglycerol--glycerol-3-phosphate 3-phosphatidyltransferase, translating to MSPPNQLTLLRIILTPAFALLLFSDSPTNKQIALVVYCLAALTDWYDGWVARKWGYITHWGKFLDPLADKVLTSAAFLSFMVIGYASAWMVWIIVARDILITLLRSYSEYKGRPVETMKFARTKTFFQLVVIYLFLIIYVVRNSPALYARFGRWLEIVATKEIMVGLMLLVTILTALSGILYLFQSWNTIKELFVSNDRAAETGQPN from the coding sequence ATGTCCCCACCGAATCAACTGACATTGTTGCGCATCATTCTGACACCCGCGTTTGCGCTTCTCCTCTTTTCCGACTCGCCGACGAACAAACAGATCGCACTTGTGGTCTACTGTCTTGCGGCCTTGACCGATTGGTACGACGGATGGGTTGCCCGAAAATGGGGATACATTACTCACTGGGGAAAATTTCTCGACCCTCTTGCTGATAAAGTCCTCACGTCTGCGGCGTTCCTCTCCTTCATGGTGATCGGTTATGCAAGTGCATGGATGGTCTGGATCATTGTCGCCCGGGATATCCTCATTACCCTTCTTCGTTCATATTCTGAATACAAAGGCAGGCCCGTCGAAACGATGAAATTCGCGAGGACGAAAACGTTCTTTCAACTTGTCGTCATTTATCTCTTCCTCATCATTTACGTCGTCAGAAATTCCCCGGCGCTCTATGCGCGATTTGGCCGCTGGCTCGAGATCGTTGCGACAAAGGAGATCATGGTCGGGCTCATGCTGCTCGTGACGATCCTCACTGCCTTGTCGGGAATCTTATACCTTTTCCAAAGCTGGAACACTATTAAAGAATTGTTCGTATCGAATGACCGAGCCGCCGAAACAGGACAACCCAACTGA
- a CDS encoding phosphatidylglycerophosphatase A has translation MTEPPKQDNPTEAHEASQRSPNAISPLVKIFASGLFSGYAPVASGTVGTFVGILIYLIPSVSETVILAPACVIVFILGSLAAGTMEKAYGHDPSVVTIDEVLGIWVSLLLLEKTYAVVIAAFFLFRAFDIFKPWPARFFDRKHGGWNIMMDDVVAGLYTNIVLQIAVRIF, from the coding sequence ATGACCGAGCCGCCGAAACAGGACAACCCAACTGAGGCCCACGAAGCCTCGCAGCGATCGCCGAACGCTATTTCTCCCCTTGTTAAAATTTTTGCCTCCGGATTGTTTTCCGGTTACGCGCCGGTCGCATCGGGAACCGTCGGCACGTTTGTCGGAATTCTAATTTACCTGATCCCCTCTGTTTCGGAAACGGTCATCCTCGCACCGGCATGCGTGATCGTGTTCATTCTCGGGAGTCTTGCAGCGGGCACAATGGAGAAAGCATACGGCCACGACCCTTCGGTCGTTACGATCGATGAGGTCTTGGGAATTTGGGTCAGTTTGCTGCTGTTAGAAAAAACATACGCGGTTGTCATCGCCGCCTTTTTTCTCTTCAGGGCGTTCGACATCTTCAAACCGTGGCCGGCGAGATTTTTCGACAGAAAGCACGGGGGGTGGAACATCATGATGGACGATGTTGTCGCGGGGCTCTACACCAACATTGTCCTGCAAATCGCCGTCAGAATTTTTTGA
- a CDS encoding alpha/beta fold hydrolase, which yields MNTLIERVFQISTPSGAELYGDIRWIKESAGGHEPVIIVCHGFKAFKDWGPFPAIGRYFAESGFVSIVFNFSHNGIGKNFRKFSEREKFSVNTFSLELEDVGAVLDAISADKIDCQAIDKSKIGIVGHSRGGGIAIIKAREDKRIKAVAGWSTVSYFDRYTDAQRKRWREKGYVGLPSINPDSLFRIKTDLLDDLEKNAARLNIRNAVYDLGKPLLLVHGTADIPVPIEEARRLYEGADKTMTELVELDGVGHMYGARHPYTKPAWSMDHVLELTSAWFHKHL from the coding sequence ATGAATACTCTGATCGAACGCGTGTTCCAGATTTCAACGCCTTCGGGAGCTGAATTGTATGGAGACATCAGGTGGATCAAGGAGAGTGCAGGCGGGCACGAGCCGGTCATTATTGTCTGCCACGGCTTCAAGGCGTTCAAGGATTGGGGGCCGTTTCCCGCGATAGGCCGGTACTTTGCCGAGTCCGGTTTTGTCTCTATCGTGTTCAATTTCTCACATAACGGTATCGGGAAAAACTTCCGGAAATTCTCCGAACGGGAGAAGTTCTCAGTGAACACGTTCAGTCTTGAGCTGGAAGATGTCGGCGCGGTTCTCGACGCGATTTCGGCAGACAAGATAGATTGTCAGGCTATCGATAAATCAAAGATCGGAATTGTCGGGCATTCCCGCGGCGGCGGAATCGCGATCATCAAGGCTCGGGAGGACAAAAGGATAAAAGCCGTAGCGGGATGGTCGACGGTCTCCTATTTTGACCGATATACCGACGCGCAGCGAAAGCGATGGAGGGAAAAAGGATACGTCGGGCTTCCGTCCATTAATCCGGATTCTCTCTTCAGGATCAAGACTGATCTTCTGGATGATCTGGAAAAGAACGCTGCCCGGTTGAATATTCGGAATGCGGTGTACGATTTGGGAAAGCCGCTTCTTCTTGTTCATGGGACCGCAGATATTCCGGTTCCGATCGAAGAGGCAAGACGTCTTTACGAAGGGGCGGATAAAACAATGACCGAATTGGTGGAATTGGACGGAGTTGGACATATGTACGGAGCGCGTCATCCCTATACAAAGCCGGCGTGGTCAATGGATCATGTTCTTGAATTGACTTCTGCCTGGTTTCATAAACATTTGTAA
- the rpmB gene encoding 50S ribosomal protein L28, whose product MAKVCEICGKKPIAGNNVSHANNRSPRRWLPNLQEVRTIVNGSVKRVRVCASCLKAGKIQKAI is encoded by the coding sequence ATGGCAAAAGTATGTGAAATCTGCGGCAAAAAACCGATCGCCGGAAACAATGTAAGCCACGCGAACAACAGGTCGCCTCGCCGGTGGCTCCCCAATTTGCAGGAGGTCCGGACTATCGTGAACGGTTCTGTCAAACGCGTGCGCGTGTGCGCCTCCTGCCTGAAAGCGGGAAAGATCCAGAAAGCGATCTAA
- the thpR gene encoding RNA 2',3'-cyclic phosphodiesterase produces MKGIRTFVGIFPPSEIRSAIADIQSTLRPGDPAVRWELQEKFHVTIKFLGDISSEQLHALKSLLHQALQPCRQFEIRLDTVGCFPDSRMPKIVWIGSARDENKEITKCFDAVERACTLAGFSKDDRSFHPHITIGRVKGRTSENLIKKIENTTFEPLQFLCTELLIMKSDLSPSGSAFSQLSSIPLTH; encoded by the coding sequence ATGAAAGGCATCCGGACTTTCGTCGGCATTTTTCCCCCTTCTGAGATTCGATCAGCCATCGCAGATATTCAATCGACGTTAAGGCCAGGAGACCCCGCCGTTCGATGGGAACTTCAGGAGAAATTCCATGTAACGATCAAATTCCTTGGCGACATTTCTTCTGAGCAGCTTCACGCACTCAAATCGTTGTTACATCAGGCGCTGCAGCCTTGCCGCCAATTTGAAATTCGGCTTGACACGGTCGGTTGTTTCCCCGATTCGCGCATGCCAAAAATTGTTTGGATAGGCTCTGCAAGGGATGAGAACAAGGAGATCACCAAATGCTTCGATGCGGTTGAACGTGCGTGTACTTTGGCGGGGTTCTCAAAAGATGACCGGTCGTTCCATCCGCATATCACCATTGGCAGGGTGAAAGGAAGAACCTCAGAGAACTTGATTAAAAAGATTGAAAACACTACCTTTGAACCATTACAATTCCTCTGTACCGAGTTGCTCATCATGAAAAGCGACCTCTCCCCCTCGGGTTCAGCATTTTCACAACTGTCCAGCATTCCATTGACACACTAG
- a CDS encoding arsenate reductase ArsC — protein sequence MAKILILCSGNSCRSQMAEGFLQSLDSRLTVVSAGTSPAARVHPLAVKAMQETGIDISAKTPKNVQKFVRDAFDYVITVCDNARDSCPVFSGKVDHRLHFGFDDPAKASGTEEEKLRVFRRVRDEIKTKFNEFYRSEFSKTR from the coding sequence ATGGCAAAGATTCTAATTCTTTGCAGCGGCAATTCATGCCGGAGCCAAATGGCGGAGGGCTTTCTTCAGTCATTGGACAGCAGACTTACGGTGGTCTCCGCCGGTACAAGCCCTGCTGCTCGGGTTCATCCCCTCGCCGTTAAAGCCATGCAAGAGACAGGGATTGATATCTCGGCAAAGACGCCGAAGAACGTACAGAAATTTGTCCGCGATGCCTTTGACTACGTGATCACCGTTTGCGATAACGCAAGGGATTCCTGTCCCGTCTTTTCCGGTAAGGTCGATCACCGGCTCCACTTCGGATTTGACGACCCGGCCAAGGCATCCGGCACCGAGGAAGAAAAGCTGAGGGTTTTTCGACGGGTGAGGGATGAGATCAAAACGAAGTTTAATGAATTCTACCGGTCGGAATTCTCGAAGACTCGGTGA
- a CDS encoding RecX family transcriptional regulator: MRITKIERQKKRASRKSIFIDGNFAFGVSDDVLLKFALHEGAELNEEAVERIAEAENEASAQQRALRLLGIRPRSKKEIRDYLIKKDFSAGLAERIIGKLESLRMLDDLAFARMVCRDLLAKKPSGEKMLRQQLVKKGVPAATVENVLQEFSTPEGEFEMALKAAEKQSFRIGRSSRAVDDDGYRKKILEYLLRRGFAFDTALRATKKILAK; this comes from the coding sequence ATGCGTATCACGAAAATTGAGCGCCAAAAAAAGCGAGCGTCGCGGAAATCAATTTTCATCGACGGAAATTTTGCGTTCGGCGTCAGCGACGACGTTCTGCTGAAATTCGCTCTCCATGAGGGGGCTGAACTCAATGAGGAGGCCGTGGAAAGAATTGCCGAGGCAGAAAACGAAGCGTCGGCGCAGCAAAGGGCCCTTCGGCTGCTCGGCATTCGCCCGCGCAGCAAGAAAGAGATCCGCGATTATCTTATAAAGAAAGATTTCTCCGCCGGGCTTGCTGAGAGGATCATCGGCAAGCTCGAGTCTTTAAGAATGCTGGACGACCTTGCCTTTGCACGGATGGTCTGCCGCGACCTCCTCGCAAAAAAACCTTCGGGCGAAAAAATGCTCCGGCAGCAGCTTGTCAAAAAAGGGGTCCCGGCTGCAACCGTCGAAAACGTCCTTCAAGAATTCTCCACTCCCGAAGGTGAATTCGAGATGGCGCTCAAAGCGGCAGAGAAGCAGAGCTTCAGGATCGGACGCTCGTCGCGGGCGGTTGACGATGACGGCTACAGGAAAAAGATACTGGAGTACCTGCTCCGTCGCGGTTTTGCTTTCGACACGGCATTACGCGCAACAAAGAAGATCCTCGCGAAATGA